A single genomic interval of Syntrophobotulus glycolicus DSM 8271 harbors:
- a CDS encoding bacteriohemerythrin: MASLFTENLLVNVKTIDDQHRKLFEAVEEFHTSCKSAKGKEQIPALFDFLAGYTINHFKNEENYMDKFSYPEVADHKKQHKDFIDKITSLESTVKDGQVPLPTLIEINGFLTKWLINHISKTDKKLGAFLKDKV, translated from the coding sequence ATGGCAAGCTTATTTACAGAGAATTTATTAGTGAATGTAAAAACGATTGATGATCAGCACAGGAAACTTTTTGAGGCAGTTGAGGAATTTCATACTTCATGTAAAAGCGCCAAAGGAAAGGAACAAATCCCTGCTTTATTTGACTTTTTGGCAGGTTATACCATAAATCACTTTAAAAATGAAGAAAACTATATGGACAAGTTTTCTTATCCGGAAGTGGCTGATCATAAAAAACAACATAAGGATTTTATTGATAAAATTACTTCCCTAGAATCTACGGTTAAAGACGGCCAAGTTCCATTACCTACATTAATTGAGATTAATGGTTTCCTGACAAAGTGGTTGATTAACCATATTTCCAAAACGGATAAGAAGCTCGGGGCTTTTTTAAAGGATAAAGTCTGA
- a CDS encoding sulfate/molybdate ABC transporter ATP-binding protein yields the protein MELHVDICKTLSDFTLNVNFTTDTEITGLLGVSGSGKSMTLRCIAGIETPDKGRIILNGRTLFDSAEGINVPSRLRKVGYLFQNYALFPHMTVEENIGFALGQLPREQRLSRVKNILQIIKLEGLEKRYPSQLSGGQQQRTALARALAIEPEVLLLDEPFSALDDHLRNHLGRQLMDTLAAYSGVTLFVTHNMDEAYRICPKMLVLKDGEIEASGENNQLFQNPPTLNVAQLTGCKNISRAEYLSDHECLASDWGITLRVKKNLPLNFNYAGIQAYHLREAAESHHDDFSDDDNVFECWPSTIIESPFKVTIYLSIGKKPADKDDYNLFWELPETTWQNLKSKPLPWRIKISPDKLLIFN from the coding sequence ATGGAATTGCACGTAGATATCTGTAAAACCCTTTCTGATTTTACCCTTAATGTCAATTTTACTACTGATACAGAGATTACAGGCTTGTTGGGTGTCTCGGGTTCCGGTAAAAGTATGACTCTGAGGTGTATCGCAGGTATCGAGACACCTGATAAAGGCAGAATCATTCTTAACGGGCGTACCTTGTTTGATTCCGCAGAGGGAATCAATGTGCCGAGCAGACTGCGCAAAGTGGGTTATCTTTTTCAAAACTACGCCCTTTTTCCCCATATGACTGTCGAGGAAAACATTGGCTTTGCTCTTGGGCAACTGCCTAGAGAGCAACGGCTTTCCAGGGTGAAAAATATCTTACAGATCATCAAACTTGAAGGACTGGAAAAAAGATATCCCTCTCAGCTTTCGGGGGGCCAGCAGCAAAGAACGGCTCTGGCCAGAGCTTTAGCCATCGAACCGGAGGTCTTGCTGCTGGACGAACCTTTCTCGGCGTTGGATGATCACCTCCGGAACCATCTTGGCCGGCAGCTCATGGATACACTGGCCGCCTACTCTGGTGTTACCTTGTTCGTCACTCACAATATGGATGAGGCTTACCGGATATGCCCTAAAATGCTGGTGCTTAAGGACGGTGAAATCGAGGCGTCCGGTGAAAATAACCAATTGTTTCAGAATCCTCCTACATTAAATGTTGCGCAATTGACCGGGTGTAAAAACATCTCCCGGGCCGAATATCTCTCCGACCATGAATGTTTGGCTTCCGACTGGGGAATCACCCTCAGGGTCAAAAAAAACTTGCCTCTGAATTTTAATTACGCAGGGATTCAGGCTTATCATCTAAGAGAAGCCGCAGAAAGTCACCATGATGATTTTTCTGACGACGACAATGTCTTTGAATGTTGGCCCAGCACGATCATTGAAAGTCCGTTTAAAGTTACAATCTACCTCTCTATCGGCAAAAAGCCCGCAGATAAAGACGATTACAATCTGTTTTGGGAATTGCCTGAGACGACCTGGCAAAACCTGAAAAGTAAGCCTCTACCCTGGCGGATCAAGATATCTCCGGATAAATTGCTGATTTTTAATTAA
- the modB gene encoding molybdate ABC transporter permease subunit, with protein MEFDLSPLWISARTAFTATFLTFFLGIAAAWFVARNKGKFKGLIDSVLTLPMVLPPTVVGFFLLVLLGKKGPFGDLLRALDIQIIFSWTAAVIAAAVVSFPLMYKTARGAFELIDENLLHAARTLGLTEWKIFWRIAVPLSWPGIAAGTVLAFARSLGEFGATLMVAGNIPGKTQTIPVAIFFEAEGGEMTKALVWVILIFAVSLFVMTLMNYWTEYQKRLIPAAKRK; from the coding sequence GTGGAATTTGATTTGTCCCCCCTGTGGATATCAGCCAGAACTGCATTTACCGCGACTTTTCTGACCTTTTTTCTGGGTATTGCCGCAGCGTGGTTCGTGGCAAGAAATAAGGGAAAGTTCAAAGGTCTCATTGATAGTGTCCTTACTTTGCCCATGGTCCTGCCCCCGACTGTTGTCGGTTTCTTCCTTTTGGTGCTCTTAGGCAAAAAGGGCCCCTTCGGCGATCTTCTCCGTGCTCTGGACATTCAAATTATTTTTTCCTGGACTGCAGCTGTCATCGCGGCTGCAGTCGTATCCTTCCCTCTCATGTATAAGACAGCGCGCGGCGCATTTGAACTAATTGACGAAAACTTGCTGCATGCTGCCCGCACACTTGGCCTGACCGAATGGAAAATTTTCTGGCGGATAGCCGTTCCTCTCTCCTGGCCGGGAATCGCTGCGGGCACTGTCCTGGCCTTTGCCCGCTCGCTCGGCGAGTTTGGAGCTACCCTGATGGTCGCCGGAAATATACCGGGCAAAACACAGACCATACCTGTTGCCATCTTCTTTGAGGCTGAAGGCGGCGAAATGACTAAGGCCCTTGTCTGGGTTATCCTGATCTTTGCTGTTTCGCTGTTTGTCATGACTTTAATGAATTATTGGACTGAATACCAGAAAAGGCTGATCCCTGCAGCTAAGAGGAAATAA
- the modA gene encoding molybdate ABC transporter substrate-binding protein gives MKNKKSFLGLIIALLLILSATGCTKTADQQAAPVTLTVSAAASLKDAMEEIQTNYAQEKSTITINYSFGGSGALQQQIENGADVDVFVSAATKQMDALADKGLLLDETRKNFLANQLVLVTPKGSDPISSINGLADEKIKRIALGEPKSVPAGQYAEETLTKLNLLDSLKNKIVYAKDVKEVLTWVETGNADAGFVYATDAKASEKAEVAVVAPEDSHKPILYPAAVIKASKNVDAAKDFINYLYSDKTKAVFEKYGFTFITE, from the coding sequence ATGAAAAACAAAAAATCATTTTTGGGACTGATTATCGCTCTTCTTTTGATTCTGTCTGCTACAGGCTGTACCAAAACTGCCGATCAGCAAGCGGCACCGGTAACGTTAACTGTCTCCGCGGCCGCGAGCCTCAAGGACGCTATGGAAGAAATCCAGACCAATTACGCTCAGGAAAAATCAACTATCACGATTAATTATAGTTTTGGCGGATCCGGGGCTCTGCAGCAGCAAATTGAGAACGGGGCTGATGTGGATGTTTTCGTTTCGGCCGCTACTAAACAGATGGATGCTCTGGCCGACAAAGGTCTTCTGTTAGATGAAACAAGGAAAAATTTTCTTGCCAACCAATTGGTGCTTGTAACACCCAAAGGCTCTGACCCCATATCGAGTATCAATGGCCTTGCCGATGAAAAAATTAAGCGGATAGCTTTGGGCGAACCAAAAAGTGTTCCCGCCGGCCAATACGCGGAAGAAACTTTAACAAAGCTGAACCTTCTTGATTCTTTGAAAAATAAGATTGTCTATGCCAAGGACGTAAAAGAAGTCCTGACTTGGGTTGAGACTGGAAATGCCGATGCGGGCTTTGTCTATGCTACAGATGCCAAAGCATCAGAAAAAGCGGAAGTAGCGGTTGTCGCCCCTGAAGATTCTCATAAGCCTATCCTATATCCCGCGGCAGTCATTAAAGCCAGTAAAAATGTTGATGCCGCCAAGGATTTCATTAATTATCTTTACAGCGATAAAACGAAAGCTGTATTTGAAAAATACGGTTTTACCTTTATTACGGAATAA
- a CDS encoding helix-turn-helix transcriptional regulator, which produces MDDSALTPQEVADILKIAKNTVYELIKREELNSYRVGKKVRVDMSDVLAYKNRTKSRKETVGSKLPLSQENQRKNGFVLCGQDVILDILSRYLELHPHGIQTFRSYVGSYGGLYALYQGSVQLATAHLWDGDTGEYNIPFVRRMLPGIPAAVIHLACRQQGFYVVKGNLKSVKGWEDLKREDLTIVNREKGSGTRILLDEHLRILGIDSAKIKGYGNECTTHLAVASAVARGTADLGLGNEKSAGQVKDIDFIPMQTEKYELVMKKEDMNKPPFQAVLEILRSPEFRMEIEGIGGYDLKDMGKIRQ; this is translated from the coding sequence GTGGATGATTCAGCCTTGACTCCCCAGGAAGTCGCGGATATCTTAAAAATAGCTAAAAATACAGTATATGAATTGATTAAAAGAGAGGAACTCAATTCCTATCGCGTTGGCAAAAAAGTCAGGGTTGATATGAGTGATGTCCTGGCTTATAAAAATCGTACAAAAAGCAGGAAAGAGACCGTTGGGTCAAAATTACCTTTGTCACAGGAAAATCAGAGAAAAAACGGTTTTGTCTTATGCGGGCAGGATGTTATTCTTGATATCTTGTCAAGATATCTCGAGCTTCATCCCCATGGAATACAGACATTCCGATCCTATGTAGGCAGTTATGGGGGTTTATATGCCTTATATCAGGGCAGTGTACAGCTTGCCACGGCCCATTTGTGGGACGGAGACACCGGTGAATATAATATCCCCTTTGTACGGAGAATGCTGCCCGGCATTCCCGCAGCAGTTATCCATCTCGCATGTCGGCAGCAGGGGTTCTATGTTGTCAAAGGTAACCTTAAGTCAGTAAAAGGATGGGAAGACCTGAAACGCGAGGATTTAACAATTGTAAACCGTGAAAAAGGAAGCGGAACCAGAATTCTTTTGGATGAACACCTGAGGATACTGGGGATCGATTCTGCAAAAATAAAAGGCTACGGGAACGAATGCACGACCCATCTGGCAGTGGCCAGTGCGGTAGCGCGGGGGACGGCCGATTTGGGCTTGGGAAATGAAAAATCGGCCGGTCAGGTGAAGGATATAGATTTTATTCCGATGCAAACAGAAAAATACGAGCTAGTCATGAAAAAAGAGGATATGAACAAGCCCCCTTTCCAGGCTGTACTTGAAATCTTGCGTTCGCCCGAATTCAGAATGGAGATAGAGGGAATAGGGGGCTATGATTTAAAAGACATGGGAAAAATAAGACAATAG
- a CDS encoding RluA family pseudouridine synthase: MKSYLKYTIAEEHQGLTVEEYLKKALQISGRKIQKLTRLTGILLNGKKVFLQKKLRAGDLLSVLSLQDRSYGVNPEAGAIDILYEDESLIVLNKPAGLLVHPAGMTTSGTLANYLADYFRQLGVICTIRPLHRLDRDTSGCLVFAKGPVVQSKMEDLLAAGKIKRTYLALAEGLIIPAEGTISAPIASDPAKPNRRMVSEKGSQAITHYRKLKTFGQNSLVELNLETGRTHQIRVHLAYLGHPILGDRMYGRKSPLISRQALHAVKISFQHPVKETEICLEAKLPGDFLKCLEMS, encoded by the coding sequence ATGAAGTCTTATTTAAAATATACGATTGCAGAAGAACATCAAGGCCTGACAGTTGAGGAGTACTTGAAAAAGGCGTTGCAGATCTCAGGCAGAAAGATTCAGAAATTAACCAGATTAACAGGGATACTCCTTAATGGAAAGAAAGTGTTCCTGCAGAAAAAGCTTCGAGCAGGGGACCTGCTCAGTGTTTTAAGCCTGCAGGACCGCTCTTACGGGGTTAATCCCGAAGCCGGAGCAATAGATATCCTCTACGAAGATGAATCCCTTATTGTTTTGAATAAACCCGCCGGTTTGCTGGTACATCCGGCAGGGATGACCACAAGCGGCACCCTGGCCAATTATCTTGCAGATTATTTTCGACAGCTTGGAGTGATTTGTACGATTCGGCCATTACACCGCCTGGATCGGGATACTTCGGGATGTCTTGTTTTTGCCAAGGGACCGGTTGTTCAGAGCAAAATGGAAGACCTGTTGGCAGCAGGAAAAATCAAACGTACTTATCTGGCGCTGGCGGAAGGGCTGATCATCCCTGCGGAAGGCACGATTAGCGCTCCTATTGCTTCAGATCCGGCAAAGCCCAACCGGCGCATGGTCAGTGAAAAAGGTTCTCAGGCAATCACACACTATCGTAAGCTGAAAACTTTTGGCCAAAACTCTCTTGTCGAACTGAATTTGGAGACCGGAAGGACCCATCAGATCAGGGTCCATTTAGCCTATCTTGGTCATCCGATCCTCGGGGACAGGATGTACGGAAGAAAGTCTCCCCTGATTTCAAGACAAGCCCTCCATGCGGTAAAGATAAGCTTTCAGCATCCTGTTAAAGAGACGGAAATTTGTCTTGAGGCAAAACTGCCCGGGGATTTTTTAAAGTGTCTGGAAATGAGTTAA
- the msrB gene encoding peptide-methionine (R)-S-oxide reductase MsrB: MSDLYLAGGCFWGMEKYLASVRGVISTQTGYANGHTEHPSYEEVCHDHTGHAETVYVHYDPEILPLEFLLELYFEAVDPTSVNRQGGDRGVQYRTGIYYVDEQDRPLIERSILKLQKRYDTPLAIEVKPLDNFYPAEEYHQKYLDKNPGGYCHIAPDKFRKAAQAMVNPASYYLSDTELLHQSLTKTQYEVTQNSATESPFRNEYFDHFEPGIYVDITTGEPLFVSSDKFQSGCGWPSFSAPIDPNVIREKPDRSHGMIRTEVRSRVGDAHLGHLFQDGPRESGGLRYCINSASLRFVPKKDMEREGYGYLLGLIK; this comes from the coding sequence ATGTCTGATCTTTATCTCGCCGGCGGCTGCTTTTGGGGGATGGAGAAATATCTTGCGTCTGTTCGCGGTGTCATTTCTACACAGACGGGCTATGCAAACGGGCATACCGAACACCCTTCTTATGAAGAGGTCTGTCATGATCATACCGGCCATGCAGAGACAGTTTATGTGCATTATGATCCCGAAATTTTACCGCTTGAATTTCTTTTGGAACTCTATTTTGAGGCGGTTGACCCAACCTCGGTAAACCGGCAGGGTGGAGATCGGGGCGTCCAATACCGAACCGGGATTTATTATGTGGATGAACAAGACCGTCCGCTGATCGAACGCTCAATTCTAAAGCTGCAGAAACGATACGATACTCCCCTTGCTATCGAGGTAAAACCTTTGGACAACTTTTACCCCGCGGAAGAATACCATCAAAAATACCTCGATAAAAATCCGGGCGGGTACTGCCATATTGCACCCGATAAGTTCAGAAAAGCCGCTCAGGCGATGGTAAACCCTGCCAGCTATTATCTTTCGGATACCGAACTTTTGCATCAGTCCCTGACCAAAACTCAATATGAGGTGACGCAAAACAGTGCCACTGAATCGCCGTTTCGCAATGAATACTTCGATCATTTTGAACCCGGCATATATGTCGATATTACCACAGGCGAACCACTTTTTGTTTCGTCGGATAAATTTCAGTCCGGCTGCGGATGGCCAAGCTTTTCCGCTCCGATTGATCCTAATGTCATTCGTGAAAAGCCGGACCGTTCCCATGGCATGATAAGAACTGAGGTTCGCAGCCGTGTGGGGGACGCCCATCTCGGACATCTGTTTCAGGACGGCCCAAGGGAATCCGGTGGTCTGCGCTATTGCATCAACAGCGCCTCTTTGCGGTTTGTTCCCAAAAAGGACATGGAACGGGAGGGTTACGGGTACCTGCTGGGGCTGATAAAATAA
- a CDS encoding sensor histidine kinase, giving the protein MMKKLRRKFVLINMSLVSLVMLIIFTSICISGYERMRNESYQVMQRALENKSGSERPVLEIGDGPPRKPVPMLPVFSVTVDGDGQVLSNLKENVLISDNVIQEVTDKALASGKTEGMMLNKQLRFLIKDTAEGKKIAFADMSREIEQLTNQIMILLAGGAGGLIAFWAISIFLANLALRPVEKAWEQQKRFVADASHELRTPLTVILANIGILLSHRKDTIEKQYKWVENTQAEASRMKKLVDDLLFLAKLDAVQKPVQQTELNFSDIVWSSLLPFEPIAYEQGIEVSSEIDPDISLNGDAGQLKQLVAILLDNACKYAGQNGKVTLTLKNDKDQALLSVNNTGEPIPIEHLEHVFKRFYRADSSRIRKQGGYGLGLSIAQTIVESHGGGISAESNGQDGTTFIVRIPLG; this is encoded by the coding sequence ATGATGAAAAAACTGCGCAGGAAATTTGTGCTGATTAATATGTCTTTAGTCAGCTTAGTCATGCTGATTATTTTTACCTCCATCTGTATTTCCGGCTATGAACGGATGCGCAATGAGAGTTACCAAGTTATGCAGAGGGCTCTTGAAAACAAGTCTGGCTCAGAACGTCCGGTTCTGGAAATCGGTGACGGCCCACCGCGCAAACCAGTTCCTATGCTCCCGGTCTTCAGCGTCACAGTGGATGGGGATGGACAGGTACTTTCGAATTTAAAAGAAAACGTGCTTATTTCTGACAATGTGATTCAGGAAGTCACTGATAAAGCATTGGCTTCAGGCAAAACGGAAGGAATGATGCTGAACAAGCAGCTGAGGTTTCTGATCAAGGATACCGCGGAAGGAAAAAAAATTGCTTTTGCTGACATGAGCAGAGAAATCGAGCAATTAACAAATCAGATCATGATTCTTCTGGCAGGAGGGGCGGGAGGCCTGATCGCTTTTTGGGCAATCAGCATTTTTCTCGCCAACCTGGCTTTGCGCCCCGTGGAAAAAGCCTGGGAACAACAAAAGCGGTTTGTGGCCGACGCCTCACACGAGCTCAGGACTCCGTTAACCGTGATTCTGGCTAATATAGGGATCTTGCTTTCTCACCGCAAAGACACCATTGAAAAGCAATACAAATGGGTTGAAAATACCCAGGCTGAAGCATCGCGCATGAAGAAACTGGTCGATGATTTACTCTTCCTGGCCAAGCTGGACGCAGTTCAAAAGCCGGTTCAGCAAACCGAGCTTAATTTCAGCGATATCGTTTGGAGCAGCCTGCTCCCCTTTGAGCCAATTGCTTATGAACAAGGAATAGAGGTCAGCAGCGAGATTGATCCGGACATCAGCCTGAATGGTGATGCCGGGCAGCTTAAACAGCTGGTAGCAATATTATTGGATAACGCGTGCAAATATGCGGGGCAGAACGGCAAAGTAACTTTAACCTTAAAAAACGATAAGGATCAAGCTCTCCTCTCAGTTAACAATACCGGGGAGCCTATCCCTATCGAACATCTGGAACATGTTTTCAAACGTTTTTACCGGGCCGACAGTTCCAGAATCCGCAAACAGGGCGGTTATGGTCTGGGGCTTTCCATTGCCCAGACTATTGTCGAGAGCCATGGAGGGGGGATCTCCGCGGAAAGCAATGGACAGGACGGTACGACATTTATCGTAAGAATCCCTCTTGGATAA
- a CDS encoding response regulator transcription factor: protein MRILIVEDEIRLAEALTQIMRQEKYSVDAVHDGAAGLDYARSGLYDVIVLDIMLPKKNGYEIVNELRTAKITTPILLLTARDEVNDKIMGLDFGADDYMTKPFVPEELLARIRALSRRHGEVILEELSFADLTLNLAAYTLVCGPKSVRLGYKEYEVLKILMSNPKVIVLKEDLIIKVWGIESNAEDNNVEAYISFLRKKFFYLGSKVNISTVRKVGYRLETEEP, encoded by the coding sequence ATGCGTATATTAATCGTCGAAGATGAAATCCGTTTAGCTGAGGCGCTGACCCAGATCATGCGTCAGGAAAAATATTCTGTTGATGCCGTTCATGATGGGGCGGCAGGTCTGGACTATGCCAGGAGCGGTTTATATGATGTTATTGTTCTGGATATTATGCTGCCTAAGAAAAACGGTTATGAGATCGTTAATGAGCTGCGGACAGCAAAAATCACAACGCCGATTCTTCTCCTGACAGCCAGAGACGAGGTTAACGATAAAATTATGGGATTGGATTTTGGCGCTGACGATTATATGACAAAACCTTTTGTTCCCGAAGAATTGCTGGCTCGTATCCGGGCTCTGTCCCGCAGGCATGGGGAAGTTATCCTGGAAGAGCTTTCTTTTGCTGATCTGACCTTAAATCTGGCTGCGTATACTCTTGTCTGCGGCCCTAAGTCAGTGCGCCTGGGATATAAAGAGTACGAGGTTTTAAAAATACTGATGTCCAATCCCAAAGTCATTGTCCTGAAAGAGGATTTAATCATTAAAGTCTGGGGAATAGAGTCCAATGCAGAGGACAATAATGTCGAAGCATACATTTCCTTTTTGCGCAAGAAGTTCTTCTACCTGGGCTCGAAGGTCAATATCAGCACTGTGCGCAAGGTAGGCTATCGATTGGAGACGGAAGAGCCATGA
- a CDS encoding polyphosphate polymerase domain-containing protein yields MAQAKEVFQRYEKKYMLSARQQQLLMEKLAGYMNVDQYGLHTISNIYYDTDNYELIRTSIERPIYKEKLRLRAYGTPGEEDFVFLEIKKKFKGIVYKRRVQLKLREARYYLQEGEQPENSGQILREIDWVWNKYHLVPKVLIAYDRLALFGKEDENLRITFDQNIRFRESVLDLSKGPWGYPLLDPERFLMEIKIPDAMPLWLSKLLNEQRIFPASYSKYGQCYKEYLIDRQYKKGGVTCA; encoded by the coding sequence ATGGCGCAAGCCAAGGAAGTTTTTCAAAGATATGAAAAAAAATACATGCTTAGTGCCCGCCAACAACAACTTTTAATGGAGAAGTTAGCCGGGTATATGAACGTGGATCAGTACGGCCTGCACACCATCAGCAATATTTATTATGACACCGATAATTATGAGCTGATCCGTACGTCCATCGAGAGGCCGATCTACAAAGAGAAGCTCCGTTTGCGGGCCTACGGCACCCCCGGAGAAGAGGATTTCGTATTCCTGGAGATCAAAAAGAAGTTCAAAGGGATTGTCTATAAAAGACGTGTACAGCTCAAGCTCAGAGAGGCCCGGTATTACCTTCAGGAAGGGGAACAGCCGGAAAATTCCGGTCAGATCCTGCGCGAGATTGACTGGGTTTGGAACAAATATCATCTGGTGCCAAAGGTTCTCATCGCGTATGACCGGTTAGCCCTTTTTGGCAAAGAAGACGAAAATCTGCGCATCACCTTTGATCAAAACATTCGTTTCCGTGAATCCGTATTGGATCTTTCCAAAGGACCGTGGGGTTATCCCCTTTTAGATCCTGAGCGCTTTTTGATGGAAATTAAAATTCCGGATGCCATGCCCTTATGGCTCAGCAAGCTCTTGAATGAGCAAAGGATCTTTCCTGCCTCATATTCAAAATATGGACAGTGCTACAAGGAATATTTGATTGACCGTCAATATAAGAAAGGAGGAGTGACTTGTGCTTGA
- a CDS encoding DUF4956 domain-containing protein: MLESILSTFINSSITVDQLLICTLASIVLGLGVAAVYMYRNTYSKNFVVTLALLPAMVQLVIMVVNGNLGAGVAVMGAFSLVRFRSIPGSAKEIGNIFFAMAVGLATGMGYIAIAFLFLFIVGAMSLLLNTVRFGENKKADKELKITIPENLEYEGIFDDVFAKYTQQAELIRVKTTNMGSLYELHYRIVLNGTGIEKGFLDELRCRNGNLNIICGRVPSVHEEL; encoded by the coding sequence GTGCTTGAGAGTATTCTTAGTACGTTTATTAATAGTTCAATCACGGTTGATCAACTGCTGATTTGTACCTTAGCTTCTATTGTCTTAGGATTAGGCGTTGCCGCCGTTTATATGTACCGTAACACTTACAGTAAAAATTTTGTCGTCACTTTGGCTTTGCTTCCCGCAATGGTTCAATTGGTGATTATGGTGGTCAATGGCAATCTGGGTGCGGGAGTCGCCGTTATGGGCGCCTTCAGCCTGGTTCGTTTCCGTTCGATCCCCGGCAGCGCCAAGGAAATTGGCAATATCTTTTTCGCTATGGCGGTCGGTCTGGCTACCGGTATGGGATATATCGCGATAGCCTTCCTCTTTCTGTTTATTGTCGGTGCAATGTCCCTTCTCCTGAATACGGTAAGATTCGGCGAGAATAAAAAGGCTGACAAGGAGCTGAAAATTACCATCCCCGAAAACCTGGAGTATGAGGGTATTTTCGATGATGTGTTTGCCAAGTATACGCAACAAGCCGAGCTGATTCGTGTGAAAACAACGAATATGGGCAGCTTGTATGAGCTTCATTATCGTATCGTATTGAACGGGACAGGCATCGAAAAAGGGTTCTTGGATGAGCTCCGCTGCCGCAATGGCAATCTGAACATTATATGCGGCCGTGTCCCTTCCGTCCATGAGGAGCTGTAA